In Erigeron canadensis isolate Cc75 chromosome 8, C_canadensis_v1, whole genome shotgun sequence, the DNA window TGGGAGAGAATCTACGACACATAATTTCTGCATCGAATTAATCCGTCCAACATAAACTGGTAATTTTATTTCACCCACTGTATATTTAGTTTCCCCACTGAATCCAATTAATGGAGAAGCCTTTCCATTGATATCTTCTTCCGAGATATCCATTCTTCGTAATGTCTCCAGCTTGATGATATTCACTGAGCTCCCATTATCTATCAAAATTTCGCGAACATAATGGTTAGCGATAAAAAGAGTAATTACCAGCCCATCATGATGAGGTTCCATGATatcatcaaaatcttcttcaaaggagATAATGTCTGAGTCCGAAATTGATGTTTTCTTTACACTTCTTTCTCCTTTATTTGCTTTGCTTTgcaagtctttttgcagctgaATATGTTGTCCCGCACACTTCCGATCCCCCAAAGATGGTATTAATTACTTTTGCATTCGCTGGTGGGGAATCTActttttgtgttgattttggTTTGGAAAAGTCCAAGCCTTCAACATCTTTGGCCTTCTTCCTTCCAAGGAGTTCTGTCAAATATCCTTTTGCTAATAAAGTGGATATTTCTCTTCTTAACATCTTGCAATCTTCGGTGATATGGCCAAAGTCTTCATGATAAGCACACCACTGGCTAGGATCTTTCTTCTTGAAGTATCCGTCATTTTTCTTCTCAGGCCATCTCACCTTGTCTCCAAGATCTCTAAGCGCCATTATAATGCCAGGAGTTCCTACAGAGAAACTGTATGATGCCAAAGTTGGATATTCGACCCCGTCATCTTCTTCAACGACATTGACTTGATCATCTACATGTCTTAAGTAAGGTTTGTGTCTCGGTTTAAACACCGGGGTTTCCTCCTTCCGATTTGGACGATCATATGATAAGGCATCTAATTTCGAAGTTGTAAGTTCATTTTCTTCGAGCCTTATAAATCTTGCTGCCCTTGCTTTTGCTTCATCTAAATTTCTGCATGGCGTCATTATGAGATCTTCCTGGAATTTAGATCCTTTATGGAGACCTCTCTGCAAAGCTTGAATAGCGGTCAACATATCTAATTTAGGAATATTAAGAGATTCTTTTGTAAATCTAGTCATAAAATCTCTAAGTGATTCATGcggtttttgaattattttatatagatcATCAGTCAATTTCTCAAAAGTCCCACTGCATGAAAATtgactataaaataaatttgttaaatcagcgaaagaattaatagatagaGGAGGCAAAC includes these proteins:
- the LOC122610228 gene encoding uncharacterized protein LOC122610228, whose product is MILSVPGFCNPIPEVNPASYLINRYGDRIANVEIPKKFQVPNMKPYDGTTDPQEHIALYLEKMETVPIPSILKEASLCRSFGSTLSGSALKWLQSLPPLSINSFADLTNLFYSQFSCSGTFEKLTDDLYKIIQKPHESLRDFMTRFTKESLNIPKLDMLTAIQALQRGLHKGSKFQEDLIMTPCRNLDEAKARAARFIRLEENELTTSKLDALSYDRPNRKEETPVFKPRHKPYLRHVDDQVNVVEEDDGVEYPTLASYSFSVGTPGIIMALRDLGDKVRWPEKKNDGYFKKKDPSQWCAYHEDFGHITEDCKMLRREISTLLAKGYLTELLGRKKAKDVEGLDFSKPKSTQKVDSPPANAKVINTIFGGSEVCGTTYSAAKRLAKQSK